The window CAGTAGATTTATACGCGATGAGCGCTGCACCGACCATCGCCACCCCCACGGCGATGGCGAACGCAGGGGCCGTCGACCTGTTCAAGACGGTCGGTCCGTCGGTTCGTGCCGCCGCCGGGTTTCTCGGCACACTTCTGGTCGCGATGGTCGTCCTCGGCCTCGTGCACGAGCACGGGTTGAAATCCGTCGCGAAGGCACGTCGTAGCCCCGTTATTTCGATCTGCGTCGGCCTCCCGGCGACGCTCGTGATCGCAGCCCTGGGATCGACCGGCGCGTTCATCGTCGGTTCGAGCCTCGGGACGTTCTTCGGCGTTCCGCTCGTGATCCTGGGCGCGGTCGTGCTCCCGGTGCTGACGACGTTCGGCTTCGTCGCGATCGGTGCTACCGTCGCCGCCCGTCTCGGCCGCGACCGATTGGGTACCGGTGTCCTCGTCGGGAGCCTGTTGGCCGGCCTCGGCACCCTTTCGCTCCCGTCGGCGATCGTCCTGACGGGACTGGCCGCGTCGCTCGGCGTCGGTGCGGGCATCCGCGTGCTGGTCGGCGCCGGCGGCTCGAGCCAGCCCGACGACAGAACGGTCCCGCCCGCGAACAAGATCTGAGCACCCGATCTCACGGCCGACCGGCGGTCCGTCTGGCCACGTCGGACCGTCGTGACGGCCCCGGTTCGTGACTTCCTCGCCGATACTGACGTCCTGTTAGAGCCCCTATAAAACGGGTTTTCCGCCACTTACATCCGCGACGTGGGTGGCCGTGACACGGAGTGTCGCGTCGGCCGTCTTCTAGGCAGTATCCGTGTCGGCGGGGCAGTCGAACCCCGCGACTCGAGAAACTGACCCCGCCGTGGCCGTCGGCCGATGCGCGATCGGTTCGGGGACGAACGTGGGCCGAACGAAAGCCGGTGTGAAGAACAACGGTCCAACGCGAAAATCGAACCGGGAGTGGATCGCCAACCTGGAACCGACGCGTCGCTCGAGGACCATTCGAAACGACGAAGCAGGAATGGAGTCGATCGAGATTCGACTCGAGGAGTCGGCGGTCGTCGATTACGCTTCCGCTTCGTCCGCGAGTACGTCGTCGTACTCGCCGGCGTCGACCTTCTCCTTGAACTCTCGAGCGTCGTCGCCCTCGATGGTGACGCCCATCGAGGCGCAGGTGCCGACGATCTCTTTCGCGGCGTTTTTCGTGTCGTACGCGAGCAGGTCGGGGTGTTTCTGCTCGGCGATCTGCTTGACCTGGTCGATCGAGAGGTCGGCGACGAAGTCCTCCTGGGGTTCGCCGCTGCCCGTCTCGAAGTCGGCCTCGTCTTTGATCAGTTCGGCCGTCGGCGGGACGCCGACCTCGATCTCGAAGGAGCCGTCGTCCTCGTAGTCGACCGTGACGGGGACCTCGGTCCCGTCGAAGGCCTCGGTCTGATCGTTGATCTCCTGTACGACAGCCTGCACGTCGACGGGCGTCGGTCCGAGCTCGGGACCGAGCGGCGGGCCGGGGTCGGCCTGGCCACCCGGAACGAGCACTTCGATGGTTCCAGCCATACCCGTGACAACCCGTGCGCGAGTTTTAAGGGTTGCTTTTTCGGGCAGTCGGCGTCTGTGATACACTGACGCGGATCCCCGGCCGGTTCCTCCCGTCGGATTACTCCACGCTCTCGTCGCGCCACTCGGCGAACGACTCGAGGACGTGCGCTTCGTCGAACCGCTCGATACACGGGACGTCGTAGGGATGCAGTTCTTCGACCCGGTCGACGAGGTCGTCGTACGCGTCGACGGTGGTCTTCGCGAGCAGCGCGACCTCCTCGTCGCGCTGGACCTCGCCGTCCCAGCGGTAGGTCGACGTGATCGGGAACCGATTGACACAGGCGGCAAGTTGCTCCTCGACCAGTCGTCCGGCGATCGCATCTGCCTCCTCGGGGGGAGCCGTGATGTACGCGGTCGGCATCGTCGGGAGCTACGGTCGAGAGGACAAAAAGAGCCGCGAGTCCGCTTTCGGGCGGCGCTCGAGCAGCGAAAGTCGCTCGCGCGACTGGACGTGAACGCCGGTCAGGGGCCCCGGAGGTCAGGAGTCGTTCTCAGCGACCGGATTGAACGTGCCGTTGATGTCCCACTCGTGGAGGCAGTGGGGGTTGCCGATCAGTTTCTCGCCATCGTCCCGGTCGAGTTGCCAGGCCTCGAGGTCGTCGTCCCATCGTTCCGCGCGACCGCACCGTTCGCAGACCCGCGCGGTCGGCGTTCGTACGCGTGCACTCATTGACGGACCTGGGAACTGGACGCATATAACGATGCGTACCCGCGGCAAACAATGCGAGTTGTTCACAAAAGTCTAGGTACGAATCGAGCGCGCCTCGAGCGTCCCGCGCGAGGGACGCGATCAGTACACGGCGTCTTTGATCTCGTCCCGGAGATTCTCGAACGTCTCGAGGTACTCGCGGCGTTCCGTACGCAGGTCAGCGAGGGCTTCGTCGTAGTCCTCGACGTGGTCGGGGACGTAGTAGTCCTCGATCTCGAGGCCGGGAATCGACTGGGGAATCGTCAGCCCGGTTCGGTCGTCCTCGGTCCATTCGATCCGACCGCGGGCGGCTTCCGTGAGGATCGTGACCGACTCCTGGACGCCGACGTCTTTCGATTGCTCGCCCAGGTAGCCCGTGTTGATGACGTAACAGTCGACGTCCAGTGAGGCGACGAGGTCACGGAAGACGTTCCCTTCCTCTCCCTCGGAGCCGATAATGAACGGGTTGGTCCCGACGACACGGATCGATTCGCCCGCTCGAGAGGGGTCGCCCGCGCTGGTCTCGATCGACTCGCCGAGCATGAACGCGACCGCCGACTGCTCCTCGGTGAGTTTCGCGACCGGCGGCATCAGGGGGTTTCGCGTGATGAAGAAGACCTGATCTATCCGCTCCAGGTCGATCTCGTCGTCGGCGCTCTCGAGTTCGTCGCGCTGGACGATCGCCCGCGAGTTGGCAGTGTGGCGATCATCGTCGAAGTCGACTGTCCCGTCCTCGTCGACGGCGACGTTCTCCAGGATCGCAGACTCGTCGGTCGCCGCGGCGTAGAGTTCAGGCTGTTCGTCCTCGTCCAGCCCGATCGTCTTGATGAACAGCCCCTTCCCCTCGCTGCCGGCGACGGAGCCGTCCGGGAGGAGCCCGCAGACGTCGTCCTGTAACATCGCGGCGTCCTCGGGATCCTCGAGCCAGCAGCCGTGGGACGTCAGCGTCGACTTGCCGGTCGCGGACAGGCCCATGAACACCTGGCCGACCGTCCGCAGGTCGCCGTCGGCGTCGCGGACCCGGACGCGCTTGCTCCCGGCGTGGAGCCCGAGTCCGCCGCGTTGCTTGATCCGGTACATGAACAGCCGGAGGAACGATTTCTTGGCTTCCCCGGTGTAGTCGCTGCCCAGTACGGCGGTAACGCCCTCGTCCGGAAGCACGCGGATCGCGGTCTCGTCGTAGTCCGGATCCTGAACGGTGTAGAAGTCGGGCTCGGCGTCGGGGTCCTCGACGGGTTCGAACAGGTTTGCCCAGGCGAGGGCGATTCGCGCGTGGTCGACCGGCACGAACAGGCGACAACGGAACGTCGCCTCCGGGTGGCGGCCCATCCGACGGTCGACACAGAGCATCTCCCGTTCGTCCGCGCGGGTAATGGCGTCGTCGACTAGCTCGCGGTCGCGACCGTCGAACTCGTGGTCGACGGCGTTTTTCGTCCGATCGGCGCTGCGAGAACGGAACTCGCTGACGTAGGACGGGGAGCCGAACTCGGTGGTCGTCTCCTCGTGGGCGGCGAGTTCACGCAGTTCCTCGAGCGAGGGGTTGTACCGAACGTTCGACGCGGCGAGTGGGTCGGGAAGCTCCCGTGTGAGCGGGCGGGGCTCCGTCCCGGTTTCGGACATATACCTAATCCACCATCATCCTGATGTATAAACGTGGAGGATTTTGATCGGAGTGTGTCACTACCTACCCAGACACTAACGAGTATGTCGGGTTCCGAAGCACTTCGAGGGCCCGAATAGTCGATTCCTTCTCGAGCGAAGAATGATCATAATCCATATCATTGTAGGAATGTACTCGTATAAGAAATAATTTTATTCTCGAGTATGGAGGGCGTGTACGTCGATCCGACGGGGAGCAATTTTCAGTTCTGGTATTCGGAACCAAAGCTCCAATACCGGGGTCTCCCTCTTCGAGCGCATGGTACGCGGTCTCGACATCGGACCGGACGCGATCAGGTCGGCGACCGGTGAGACGGACGCCCCGACGATCGACTCGGAACCGGCCGTCGTCGTCCCGGTCGACGACGCAGCCCTCGAGTCGATCGACCACGACGTTCGGACGATCGGCCGAGAAGACGGGAACGACGAGGTGTACGCGGTGGGCTCGAGCGCGGCAACCGTCGCCGACGCCCTCGGCGAGGACCTCGAGCGGCGATCGATCCTCTCGAATGGAGTTCTCGAGACGTCGACCGACGCGGAAGCGGCGCTGACGGCGACGCTCGAGTCGATGTTCGGAAACGAAACGGTCGACCGAGTCCGATACGCGACTCCGGAACCGCGGCCGTCGGATCCTGCCGCGGTCGCGGACCACCGGGAGACCGTCGAGTCCGTTCTCGCCCAGTGGGGAATCGAGGCCGCACCGATCGGCAAGGGGTTCGCCGTCGTCTACGACCAGCTTCGATCGGACAACTACACCGGGATCGGGATCTGCCTCGGCCACGGGCACACCAGCTTCTCGCTCGCGTACTACGGCGTCCAGTCGCTGTCGGTGTCGATCCCGCGAGGCAGAGACTGGGTCTGCGAGCGCGCGGCGTCGGAAACCGACCGTTCGCCGTCGGCCGTTGGGGACGTCCTCGAGACGTTCGAACTGGATCCCGAGACGACGGGGGAGATCGAGAGCGCGATCGCCGGCGCGTACGACGACCTGATCGGCGACCTGATCGACGCGGTCGTCGACAGGGTTGACGACGGAGCCGTCCAGGATGGCGTCGCGGTCCCGATCGCGATCGCGGGCCCCGGTGCGGTCGATGGCCTCGAGTTCCTCGTGGGAGGGCGATTCGACGCCGGCGGACTGGGCGCCTCGATTCGCGGCGTTCGACTGGCCGACGAGCCGACGGAAAGTGTCGTCAGAGGCGCGCTCGCGGCCGCGTGCGACGACGATTTCGCTGACGGGGACGAGGCCGGGATCCGGGATGCCGACATCGACGTCGAATCCGACGAACGACGCGTCCCCACAGCCGATGAGGACGACGGGGAGACCCGCCTCTCGTTCGACGCGATGGCCGACGACGGCGGAAACGAGGCCGCGGGATCGACCCGCGCCGATCCCGCGACGGACCTCCTCGAGACCCTCTCCGAACGGTTCCCGGACGACGACGAACTCCGCGCGGTCGAAGCCGAACTGGACGACGTTCGCGACGAACTCGAGGGGATCGAGGAACGGACCGCGACGCGGGAACGCGTCGTCGCCCTCGAGGATCGGGTCGACGCCCTCGCCGACGAGGTCGCCGATCTCGAGGAGCGGCGGGAGTCGGACGAGGACGACGCGCTCGCGGACGACCTGGCGGACGACCTCGCGGCGGCGTCGGCGGCGGTCGAAACCCTCGAGAAAGACGTCGATGAACTCTCCGCACGGATAGCGGCGGTCGACGGGCTTCCGTCGGCTGTCGAATCGCTCGAGGACGACGCCGACGAGCTAGCGGACGATCTGGCTGACCTCGCCGAGGAAACGGCCGACGAACGGGACCGTATCCGTGACGACCTCGATTCGGTCCGCGACGACTGCGAGTCGGCGACGGCCGAACTCGACGCGCTCGAGGATCGCCTCGAGACGGTGGCCGCCGACCTCGACGACGTCCGGGCGGAGCAGGACGACCACGCCCTCGCGAGCGATCTCGACGCGCTCGAGGACCGACTCGATTCGGCTGCGAACGACCACGAATCGCTCGCAACGGAGGTCGACCGGCTGGCCGAGCGAACGGACGGAATAGATGCGCTCGAGGATCGACTGGACGATCTCACGGAGCGGGTCGACAGGGTAGACGATCTCACGGAGCGGGTCGATGGACTCGGCGATCGAATCGAACGCGTCGACGACTTCGAACGGCGGGTCGACGAACTGGAACCGCTGGCGGACCGGATCGACGAACTCGAGGCCGTGAAAACGGAACTCACGGCGCTCGAGGACCGCCTCGACGAGCAGGGTGATGACGTCGACGCACTCGAGAGCCGCCTCGTGGATCTCGAACGCGTCGAAGAGCGCCTCGAGGAGATCGCGGAAGTACGGGATCGTCTGGACGAACTCGAAGGGCAAACTGCGCGTACCGACGACCTCGCGGACGTCGAGGAGCGGTTGGCCGACGTAGCCGATCTGGCGTCGACCGCGGCGGACCGCGAGGCCGTCGAGGAACTCGAGGACGAGATCGACGCTATCCGCGCAGTCGAGCAGCGGATCGACGACCTCGAGGCTCTCGAACAGCGCGTCGATACCCTCGCCGATCTCGAGGATCGGACGGTCGACTCCGGAACCGTCGACGGACTCGAGGATCGGCTCCTCGCGCTCGAGGATCGCGACCCGACCGTCGACGACCTGGCTGATCGGCTCGAGACCCAGAACGCCCGCCTCGACGGCGTTTCGGGCCGCACCGAGGAGGTCGCCGAGCGCCTGGACGCTCTCGATCGCGACCTCGACCCCGGCCTCGAGTTCGACCCGGCGCGCTCCGAGGACGTGGACGGGCTGGCCGACCGCCTCGACGGCCTCGAGTCCTCCCTCGAGACCGTCGAGACGCGCCTCCGGGCGCTCGAACCGGACGACGAAAGCGAGGCCGACGGCTCCATCGTCGAATCCGAACTCGCAACCGCGACGCTCGCGGGCGGCGGGGGTGCCGGGCTCGTCGCCGGAGCCGTCGTCGCGCTCGCCGGCGACGGCACGGTCGGAGCGGGTGCGGCGGCGCTGGGCCTGATTCTCTTGGGCGTCGCGGCCGTCGCGGGTCGCTAACCGACCGACGGACCCTATCTGTCCTCGACGATCGCGTCGTCGGCAACGTTCGGCGCGCCGACGACGAGCACGCGACTCTCCTCGATCGCCCGGATCTGTCGCCAGGATTCGGGCGACACGACGAGGACGTCCCCGGAGGTGAGTTCGACCACGTCGCGGTCGTCACCGTGTTCGATCGTCACGTCGACGGTCCCCTCGAGGACGACGTACAGTTCCTCCTGTTCGTCCTGTCGGTGGGAGGTGTTCTCCTCGCCGGCGTCGTACTCCCAGACGCTCGGCCGCATCCGATCGGGCCGGAGTTCGGGTCCGATCGGCAGCAGCGTCGGTTCGATGTCGTCGAGTTCGTGGGGCTCGACGTTCTCGAGGTCGACCATCGAGTACATAGCAGGGGGTTCCACGATCGGCAGCAAAAAGCCGCGGCGCTCGTGTTCGTGGTCTTCCCGTCGCCACTGTGGGCGAGCCATCGGCTCCCGCAACGGGTGGTGTACTGCGGAGACACGGGATACAGTAGCTGGGACCGAACGTGACACGCCGAAAGGAGGCCCTACTCCCGGCTCAAATCGCGGTTTCCGTTCCGTCACCACGCCGCCGACGGGTGCTGTCGAGTGCGTCGTCGACCGGTTTCGGCCGGCCGTAGTGGATCCACGCGTACTCGAGCCGTTCGGGAGTGACGTACGTCCCCGTTACTCCTCGGCCGCAATCGCTCCGTCCCCAGTCAGCCGTCGTCCGTAACCAGCAAGAGGAGGGCGAGCAGGGCACCGAGCGCGATCGAAGCGGCGAGCAGCCGGAACGAGGTCCGAAATCCGGCGACGTCCGAGAGCGCGCCGACGATCGCCGGCGCGACGGCCCCGCCGCCCATCAACAGCGTGCGGACGACGCCGAGCCCGCCGCCGGCCACGTCATCCGGGATCGCCGACATCAGGTACGCACTCCTGACGGGCCTGAACCCGTGCAGACCGAGGCCCGAAGCGACGAGCGCGCCACCGAGCGCGATCGGACCTGCGGAGCCGGTCAGTGAAACAAAGGCGACGAGCGCGGCCGCCGCGAGCCCGAGCGAGCCGACGACGATCGGGAGCCGACCGATCCGGTCGCTGAGTTCCCCGGTGACGAGCTGGACCAGGCTCGCCAGAAAGAGCGCGCTGTAGAGCAGGCCGGCCGTCGCCTCCGAGACCCCCGCGGTCTCGGTCAGATACAGTGGGGCGAACGCGACCAGCCCGTTGTAGGTGAACGAAAACAGCAGAGTCACGGCCACGAACGTCGTGAGCCGGCGATCACGAAACAGTCCAGCGTACCGGCGGACCTCGTCGACGTCGATCCCGGTCGCTCCGGTGCCGTCGGCGGCCGCTTCCCCGGGCACTCGATCGGGGACTCGAGCCAGGAACGCGCCCGCGAGGGCGAGCCCCGCGACTCCCGCAAGGAGGAAGATCACGCGCCAGCTCTCGCCGAACGCGTAGGCGACCCCGCCCGCGGCGACGATGGCAGCCGGGGCGACGACCCCACCGAACGCGCCGAAAGTATCGAGCACGCCCAGCGCCCGGCCCGTCCGTGCCGGGTACGCTCGAGAGAGCAACCTGACGGCGACGGTCTTGTGTGCGCCGGTGCCAGCACCCATGACGAGCATCGCCACGATCAGGACCGGGAACGGCGAGGCGACGACCAGCGAGAGGGCGGCAGCCGCGGCAACGACGGCACCGACGGCGATGACAGTGATCGATCCGATCCGATCGGCGAGGACGCCGGACGGGAACTGCACGGCGGCGTAGATCAGCATGAAGCCGGTGAACGCCGATCCGAGAACGGCGTTCGAGACGCCGTAGCTCTCCTGGAACGGCCCGAAAAGCGGTGGAAAGGCATACCGGAGGAACTTGGCGAGAAACCAGATACCGGCGGTCAGGAGCAACACGTCGAGTTCGGCGACGCGTCGTCTCGTTCCGGACGGGGACATTCTCGTTCGGGGGACTGAGTCGGCGCACCGAGAACCCTCCGATTACATCGTCGTAATCCTAGTATGCCATTTAATGTCACATAAGTGTATAGCCACTTAATCGAGAGAATTTATATTCGGGTTCGTCGCAGTAGACGGCATGGCAGTGAACACGACCGCCGACTGGAGCGATCCGGCAACGTGCCCGTACTGCGGCGACGACCTCGAGTCAGCCGGAGCGGGCTTCGTCGACCACGTCGACGACAACGACCCCTGCAAACGCGAGTTCGACCACTGGCGGAACAACATCGCGGGCGACCTCGCCGGCGAGTGGGGCGGTTAACGCTCGTATCGAAGCGCACGGCGAGGTAGTCGACGGTGGCCGTCCTCGGAACGAGTACGGAGAGGCGGTCGCTCGGAGTTGGGCCCGTCCGTCAGGATCGGAGAAAACAGCGAACGCAACGGTTCGCGTCCCGATATCGGACGGGAAGCCCCAGAAACGGGAGCGAAACGTGGTCAGTCGAAATCCGGGAGGTCCTCCGGCGGTTCGTACTCGGCTTCCCAGTCGATGTACTCCTCCTTGAGCACCTCCGAGACGACCTGGCCGAACTCCGTTAACTCGGCGTTGATCGACGAGACCGTCCCCCAGGTGTCGAGTTCGGGGTGGTACTCCCGTGCCTGCCAGTCTTCCGGAATGCCGGGTGCGTGATAGCCGACGCGGTCGGCGAAGTCGTCCCAGAAGAAGTCGAACTCCGAGAAGAGTTCGAGGTCCCGGGCGATCTCGTACTCCCGTTCCTCGAGGTCGGTCTCCTCCCGCCAGGCCTCGAACGATTCCTCCCAGGCCCCCTCCTCGAGGAACGTCTGGAGCTCCTCTCGGCGGTAGTCGACGTCGGTCCCGTCGGCGCTGATCGTCGCGTCCTCGTACTCGTTCGGATCGACGAACTCCAGTTCCGGCGGCGCAGGGGGTTCGACCTCGAGTGCCATGCGCGTGGCTACGGCCGGTTCGGGGATAAGAATTCCCACCTCGGGTGCGCGCAAGGCCGGACGGCTACGGTCCGGCTCCGGGTCATCGTGACCCGCAGCGACAGCGCGAGGTGGCCGATCTGCTTTCGTAGTCGGCGAGAAATATCTATATTCTTTCCATTAGAGAGACCCCAGATGACGGAGCAAAGAGCAACTCTCTGGTTCGAACGTCGAACGCGTTCGACAAAAGTACCAAATAGCGTTTACAACACCCGTGTGTCCATCCTCGTATGGAACAGCGCTTCCATCGGTACGGACGGCGTCGCGTGCTCGGCGCGATCGGTGCCGGCACCGCGCTCGGACTGGCAGGCTGTCTCGACGACGACTCGACCGACGACAACGACCCGAACGACGGGGCAGACGGAACCGACGAGACGTCTGACGGGGAGTCTGACTCGAGTGACGCCGATGCCAACGACAATACCGACGAGAATACCGACGATACCCCCTCGGTCGAAGAGGCCGTGGCGTTCCCGGAGGGGCGGGAGTGTACCGTCTGTAACATGATCGTCGCCGACCATCCCGACTGGAATGCCCAGCTAGTACACGAGGACGGGCATCGCGAGTTTTTCTGCTCGACAGGCTGTCTGGCCGCCTACTACGCGGTTCCGGAAACGTTCGACGGTCCGGAAACGGAGATCGAAGGCGTCTGGGTGACCGACTACGAGAGCGGCGACCTCGTCGACGCGTCCGACGCGTCGTTCGTCCGGGTATCCGATCCCGATCACGTCGACGACGTCATGACGCGCAATCCAACCCCGTTCGCCGATCGGGACGAGGCCGAATCGTTCGTCGGCGAGTTCGACGCGTACGACGAGGACGACATCCTCGAACTCTCGGCGTTCGACCGGGACCTCGCGGAGTACTACCGTGGGAACCTCCTCGAGGGGAACGACGGCGGCGATAACGGACACGATCACTGACCGCACAGAGCGATCTGCGGCGGCTATAACCCGGAGGCGTGACAGTGTTTCGCTACGTCGGTACACGCAACCCCCCGCTCGATCCTCGGCAATCGGAGGCGATAGCCGACGCATCCGCGCTTCCGGTCGGTGACTGGCTGCCACCGTCGATCGCGCCGCTGTTGTTCGCGATCGTCGCGTTCGCCGCGGTCGGGACCCTGACGCTTTTCATCGTCGGCCTGATCGGGTACGCGCGACGCTCGACGTTCCGCTATCGCGTGCTGACGGTCGCCCTCGGCGCGCTGGTCGTCCGTTCGATCGTCGGCGCGGGCACCACATTCGGGCTCGTCCCGATGGTGGTCCACCACCTCGTCGGGCACGGGGCCGACCTCCTCGTCGCGTGGCTCTTGCTGTATCTGCTCTACTGCGAGCGGGGAACCACCGTTCGTGAAGCCGATATCGATGCGGCAACCGAACTCGAGATGAAGCGAGACGAGTGAACCCTACAGTTATTCCGACGACGACCCTATACCCGCTATGGGCAGCGACGGCGGCAGGGACTACAGTCCCACCGAGATCTTCGCGATCAAGTTCGTGCTGGCCGACGTCATCATCATCGCGGCGTTGGTACTGGCCGGTCCGTGGGTCGCGGTCGCCATCACCGGCCTGTTCGTCCTCAGTTTCCTGCTCCTGTGGTATCTGATTCAGGCAGAGCCGTTCGCCGACGATGAGCCGATGGGAGAGCGGGAAGTGGCGAGCGAGGACGCCGGCGTCGACCCCGTCACGAAACTCCAGCAGCGGTACGCCGCGGGCGAACTCTCCGACGCCGAGTTCGAGGCAAAACTCGAGCGCCTGATCGAGGGCAACGAGCGGGCCGAGAGCGCAGGGATCGACACCGAAGAACTGGAACTGGAACTCGAGTTCGAGCGCTCCGGTCCCGAGTGAGTCGGGATGCGGAGCCGTCACCGCGAACCAAACACTCAATCGCCGTCCGGCCCTACTACTGTGTGATGACCGACTACGAGGGCGCGATCCTGGACGTGGACGGGACGATCGTCCGGGGCGACCAGTTGATCCCGGGGGCGAGCGACGGCCTCCGGGCGCTCGAGGACGCGGGCGTCTCCCGGCTGCTGTTTTCGAACAATCCGACCCGGGGGAGCGACCACTACCGGGAGAAACTCGCGCCCCACGGCGTCGACATCGGACCCGACCGCGTGTTGACCTCCGCGACGGTGAGCGCGTCGTATCTCGCCCGGAACCACCCCGACGCACACGTCTACCTCGTCGGCGGGAACCGTCTCGCGTCGATCCTCGAGGACGCGGCGATAAGCGTAACCGACGATCCCGAGGCCGCGGACGTCGTGTTGGGCTCGTTCGACCGGGGGTTCTCCTACGGCACGCTCGGGGACGCGCTGCGGGCCTTCGAGAACGAGCGCGTCGGCGAAACCGAGGGCCAAACGGCGAGTTCTGGGGCTCGGGCGAACGGGGGTGCCGACGGCGATGATGACGGCGAGATGGACGGCGACGCCGACGCCAACGCTGGCGCTGGCGCTGTTACCATTGACGGCCCCGTCCCCTTCTACGGCACCGATCCCGACGCGACGATACCCGTCGAGAACGGGACGATCCCGGGATCGGGCGCGATCCTCGCCGCGATGGAGGCCGTCGCCGGCCGCGAACCCGATGCCGTCCTCGGCAAGCCGTCCGACGTCGCCGCCGACGCTGCGCTGGATCGGCTCGGCGTCGCTCCCGAATCGGTCCTCGTCGTCGGCGACCGGCTGGACACGGACATTGCGCTCGGCAACCGGGCCGGGATGACGACCGCGGTGGTCCTCTCGGGGGTGACCGACCGTGCGACCCTCGAGGAATCGCCGATCCAGCCGGATTACGTCCTCGAGTCGCTCGGGGAGGTCGAGCGGTTGCTCTGATACGGCTTGCTGTATCGATTTCCCGGCGCA of the Halobiforma lacisalsi AJ5 genome contains:
- a CDS encoding 50S ribosomal protein L11, giving the protein MAGTIEVLVPGGQADPGPPLGPELGPTPVDVQAVVQEINDQTEAFDGTEVPVTVDYEDDGSFEIEVGVPPTAELIKDEADFETGSGEPQEDFVADLSIDQVKQIAEQKHPDLLAYDTKNAAKEIVGTCASMGVTIEGDDAREFKEKVDAGEYDDVLADEAEA
- the cutA gene encoding divalent-cation tolerance protein CutA, encoding MPTAYITAPPEEADAIAGRLVEEQLAACVNRFPITSTYRWDGEVQRDEEVALLAKTTVDAYDDLVDRVEELHPYDVPCIERFDEAHVLESFAEWRDESVE
- a CDS encoding HEWD family protein, which produces MSARVRTPTARVCERCGRAERWDDDLEAWQLDRDDGEKLIGNPHCLHEWDINGTFNPVAENDS
- a CDS encoding phosphoenolpyruvate carboxykinase (ATP), whose translation is MSETGTEPRPLTRELPDPLAASNVRYNPSLEELRELAAHEETTTEFGSPSYVSEFRSRSADRTKNAVDHEFDGRDRELVDDAITRADEREMLCVDRRMGRHPEATFRCRLFVPVDHARIALAWANLFEPVEDPDAEPDFYTVQDPDYDETAIRVLPDEGVTAVLGSDYTGEAKKSFLRLFMYRIKQRGGLGLHAGSKRVRVRDADGDLRTVGQVFMGLSATGKSTLTSHGCWLEDPEDAAMLQDDVCGLLPDGSVAGSEGKGLFIKTIGLDEDEQPELYAAATDESAILENVAVDEDGTVDFDDDRHTANSRAIVQRDELESADDEIDLERIDQVFFITRNPLMPPVAKLTEEQSAVAFMLGESIETSAGDPSRAGESIRVVGTNPFIIGSEGEEGNVFRDLVASLDVDCYVINTGYLGEQSKDVGVQESVTILTEAARGRIEWTEDDRTGLTIPQSIPGLEIEDYYVPDHVEDYDEALADLRTERREYLETFENLRDEIKDAVY
- a CDS encoding disk-shape morphogenesis protein volactin encodes the protein MVRGLDIGPDAIRSATGETDAPTIDSEPAVVVPVDDAALESIDHDVRTIGREDGNDEVYAVGSSAATVADALGEDLERRSILSNGVLETSTDAEAALTATLESMFGNETVDRVRYATPEPRPSDPAAVADHRETVESVLAQWGIEAAPIGKGFAVVYDQLRSDNYTGIGICLGHGHTSFSLAYYGVQSLSVSIPRGRDWVCERAASETDRSPSAVGDVLETFELDPETTGEIESAIAGAYDDLIGDLIDAVVDRVDDGAVQDGVAVPIAIAGPGAVDGLEFLVGGRFDAGGLGASIRGVRLADEPTESVVRGALAAACDDDFADGDEAGIRDADIDVESDERRVPTADEDDGETRLSFDAMADDGGNEAAGSTRADPATDLLETLSERFPDDDELRAVEAELDDVRDELEGIEERTATRERVVALEDRVDALADEVADLEERRESDEDDALADDLADDLAAASAAVETLEKDVDELSARIAAVDGLPSAVESLEDDADELADDLADLAEETADERDRIRDDLDSVRDDCESATAELDALEDRLETVAADLDDVRAEQDDHALASDLDALEDRLDSAANDHESLATEVDRLAERTDGIDALEDRLDDLTERVDRVDDLTERVDGLGDRIERVDDFERRVDELEPLADRIDELEAVKTELTALEDRLDEQGDDVDALESRLVDLERVEERLEEIAEVRDRLDELEGQTARTDDLADVEERLADVADLASTAADREAVEELEDEIDAIRAVEQRIDDLEALEQRVDTLADLEDRTVDSGTVDGLEDRLLALEDRDPTVDDLADRLETQNARLDGVSGRTEEVAERLDALDRDLDPGLEFDPARSEDVDGLADRLDGLESSLETVETRLRALEPDDESEADGSIVESELATATLAGGGGAGLVAGAVVALAGDGTVGAGAAALGLILLGVAAVAGR
- a CDS encoding cupin domain-containing protein, which translates into the protein MYSMVDLENVEPHELDDIEPTLLPIGPELRPDRMRPSVWEYDAGEENTSHRQDEQEELYVVLEGTVDVTIEHGDDRDVVELTSGDVLVVSPESWRQIRAIEESRVLVVGAPNVADDAIVEDR
- a CDS encoding MFS transporter, producing MSPSGTRRRVAELDVLLLTAGIWFLAKFLRYAFPPLFGPFQESYGVSNAVLGSAFTGFMLIYAAVQFPSGVLADRIGSITVIAVGAVVAAAAALSLVVASPFPVLIVAMLVMGAGTGAHKTVAVRLLSRAYPARTGRALGVLDTFGAFGGVVAPAAIVAAGGVAYAFGESWRVIFLLAGVAGLALAGAFLARVPDRVPGEAAADGTGATGIDVDEVRRYAGLFRDRRLTTFVAVTLLFSFTYNGLVAFAPLYLTETAGVSEATAGLLYSALFLASLVQLVTGELSDRIGRLPIVVGSLGLAAAALVAFVSLTGSAGPIALGGALVASGLGLHGFRPVRSAYLMSAIPDDVAGGGLGVVRTLLMGGGAVAPAIVGALSDVAGFRTSFRLLAASIALGALLALLLLVTDDG
- a CDS encoding DUF7501 family protein, coding for MAVNTTADWSDPATCPYCGDDLESAGAGFVDHVDDNDPCKREFDHWRNNIAGDLAGEWGG
- a CDS encoding nitrous oxide reductase accessory protein NosL: MEQRFHRYGRRRVLGAIGAGTALGLAGCLDDDSTDDNDPNDGADGTDETSDGESDSSDADANDNTDENTDDTPSVEEAVAFPEGRECTVCNMIVADHPDWNAQLVHEDGHREFFCSTGCLAAYYAVPETFDGPETEIEGVWVTDYESGDLVDASDASFVRVSDPDHVDDVMTRNPTPFADRDEAESFVGEFDAYDEDDILELSAFDRDLAEYYRGNLLEGNDGGDNGHDH
- a CDS encoding DUF7471 family protein, with the protein product MTVFRYVGTRNPPLDPRQSEAIADASALPVGDWLPPSIAPLLFAIVAFAAVGTLTLFIVGLIGYARRSTFRYRVLTVALGALVVRSIVGAGTTFGLVPMVVHHLVGHGADLLVAWLLLYLLYCERGTTVREADIDAATELEMKRDE